In Fibrobacter succinogenes, the following proteins share a genomic window:
- a CDS encoding FISUMP domain-containing protein, protein MNKKCVLAMATTLLAAESVFAGPSGDKTVVACSFDDMFGNSCYWRCPDMEDTYRTEKKDDRCANVLFRCANYPRSFMRSSVGSSEIWITPDKYNHYFGKLPQEYDCSISEEERAAMASRPTQPVQQQYASNKFQNTSTYDEARNLLIDNRDGERYSTVKIGGRVWMAENLKFRLPESYCYENNTQNCETYGRLYTWNAAKKACPDGWSLPMGDDLNYQDFNLNSFRVLDGGYYVDGERYIDLGNRAFFWLGDEKGGDRADAMSFRGQNLETFAFQGRKANGYSVRCIQNWEAACKDRLGGVMDNAGKTYRTLKIGDQTWMAEDVILDRLDEMEARNLGRACPRGWHVPEQYEYEQLFSKASEFELRANDKRLRNNRDTKENPCSLNFDFKRGYWTSSKNGNEMTYVDWKYNAIREKGSPYFKHGDAYTNKLRCVKNAPSYAVSKPTVTTTQPAQSSAAPSNSANKTVLEKFLLQGVTFGVGQSRFTKESSEGLRRLADHLRNYQGKKIEIVSHTDNLDRPERSRVLALKRAEEVKGYLVNAGISSQDITATGKGGDEPLVPNTTPDNRMKNNRIEVFVYSYDAPAAAPSPASKQNNTQEYVPTAKKPCKERDMANAKLGECYSYTEGTKDHRRCMAAYKNLLNLANTKCK, encoded by the coding sequence ATGAATAAAAAGTGCGTTCTAGCTATGGCAACGACTCTCCTTGCCGCAGAATCGGTTTTTGCTGGCCCGTCTGGTGATAAAACTGTGGTTGCTTGTAGCTTTGATGACATGTTCGGTAATTCGTGTTACTGGCGTTGCCCGGATATGGAGGATACCTATAGAACGGAAAAGAAGGACGATCGATGCGCCAATGTGCTTTTCAGATGCGCTAATTATCCGCGTTCTTTTATGCGCTCGTCTGTTGGTAGCAGTGAAATCTGGATTACACCGGATAAGTACAACCACTATTTTGGTAAGCTTCCTCAGGAATATGATTGTAGTATTTCTGAAGAAGAACGTGCTGCGATGGCCTCTCGCCCGACTCAGCCGGTTCAGCAGCAGTATGCATCGAATAAGTTCCAGAACACATCGACGTATGACGAAGCTAGAAATTTATTGATTGATAACCGCGATGGCGAACGTTATTCTACAGTGAAGATCGGTGGCCGCGTGTGGATGGCCGAAAACTTGAAGTTTCGCTTGCCGGAAAGCTACTGCTACGAAAACAATACCCAAAACTGCGAAACCTACGGTAGACTTTATACATGGAATGCCGCTAAGAAGGCTTGCCCTGATGGATGGAGCTTGCCGATGGGTGACGATCTCAACTATCAGGACTTTAACTTGAACAGCTTTAGAGTGCTTGATGGTGGTTACTATGTCGATGGCGAACGCTATATTGACTTGGGCAATCGTGCGTTCTTCTGGCTTGGCGATGAAAAGGGCGGAGATCGTGCCGACGCCATGAGCTTTAGAGGCCAGAACCTCGAAACTTTTGCTTTCCAAGGGCGTAAAGCTAATGGTTATTCTGTTCGTTGCATCCAGAATTGGGAAGCCGCTTGTAAGGATCGTCTCGGTGGCGTGATGGACAATGCTGGAAAGACTTACAGGACTCTTAAGATTGGTGACCAGACCTGGATGGCCGAAGATGTGATTCTTGACCGCCTGGATGAAATGGAAGCCCGCAACCTTGGACGTGCTTGCCCGCGTGGTTGGCATGTTCCGGAACAGTATGAATACGAACAGCTTTTCTCGAAGGCTTCGGAATTTGAGCTTCGCGCAAACGACAAGCGCTTGAGGAATAACCGCGACACGAAGGAAAATCCGTGCAGCTTGAATTTCGACTTTAAGCGTGGCTACTGGACTTCTTCGAAGAACGGTAATGAAATGACTTATGTGGACTGGAAGTACAATGCTATTCGTGAAAAGGGTTCGCCGTACTTCAAGCATGGGGATGCTTACACGAACAAACTCCGTTGCGTAAAAAATGCACCCTCTTATGCCGTTTCGAAGCCGACGGTTACAACGACGCAGCCTGCTCAATCCTCTGCAGCTCCTTCAAATTCTGCAAACAAGACTGTTTTGGAAAAGTTCCTTTTGCAGGGTGTGACTTTTGGCGTTGGTCAGTCACGCTTTACAAAGGAATCTTCTGAAGGCTTGAGAAGACTTGCAGACCACTTGAGAAATTATCAGGGAAAGAAAATTGAAATTGTCTCTCACACGGACAATCTTGATCGCCCGGAAAGAAGCCGTGTTCTTGCTTTGAAGCGCGCTGAAGAAGTGAAGGGCTACTTGGTGAATGCTGGAATCTCGAGTCAGGATATCACGGCTACGGGTAAGGGGGGTGATGAACCTCTCGTGCCGAATACAACTCCGGATAACCGCATGAAGAACAATCGCATTGAAGTGTTTGTGTACTCCTACGATGCTCCGGCTGCGGCTCCGAGTCCCGCTTCGAAACAAAATAACACGCAAGAGTATGTGCCTACAGCGAAAAAACCGTGCAAGGAACGTGACATGGCTAACGCAAAGCTCGGCGAATGCTATTCCTATACCGAAGGCACTAAGGACCACAGACGTTGCATGGCCGCTTACAAGAACTTGCTGAACCTTGCAAATACAAAGTGCAAATAA
- a CDS encoding tetratricopeptide repeat protein, with protein MAKVVQITAENFEAEVIQASETRAVAILFSSAEYPDCAPYSQLVGQLSTSMDFTLGVVSCDDRENMRLIQMFRVQSVPEIHVVDKGQIADVIQGVLPEADLKKRLEKFYVSDEARFQMALEDAIAQKNFDQALPMLDEALSKNPNDKKLQLLWAKANLGLGDTAKAKEILSKFVESDDQYREAKSLLELLDFHAEVAKKDVRGKEAIVYHEACKLACSEDFESALQAFLNLYVEAPEWNDGAAKKAMLTLFGVLGPKHELTWKYRAKLNTMMFI; from the coding sequence ATGGCTAAAGTAGTTCAAATTACCGCAGAAAATTTTGAAGCAGAGGTTATCCAAGCCTCCGAAACGCGCGCAGTCGCCATTCTCTTTTCTTCCGCAGAATATCCGGATTGCGCCCCGTACTCCCAGTTGGTGGGGCAACTTTCTACAAGCATGGACTTCACGCTTGGCGTTGTCAGTTGCGACGATCGCGAAAACATGCGCCTCATCCAAATGTTCCGTGTGCAATCCGTTCCCGAAATTCACGTGGTCGATAAAGGACAAATAGCAGACGTTATCCAAGGCGTTCTCCCCGAAGCAGACCTCAAGAAGCGCCTCGAAAAGTTCTACGTTTCCGACGAAGCCCGCTTCCAAATGGCACTCGAAGATGCCATCGCACAAAAGAACTTCGACCAGGCGCTCCCCATGCTCGACGAAGCTCTTTCCAAGAATCCAAACGACAAGAAGCTCCAACTCTTGTGGGCAAAAGCAAATCTTGGACTAGGGGATACCGCCAAGGCAAAAGAAATCCTCTCCAAGTTTGTCGAAAGCGATGACCAGTACCGCGAAGCAAAATCGCTTCTGGAACTTCTCGACTTCCATGCCGAAGTCGCCAAGAAAGATGTTCGAGGCAAAGAAGCCATTGTCTATCACGAGGCCTGCAAACTTGCCTGCTCCGAAGATTTCGAAAGTGCACTCCAAGCATTCCTAAACTTGTACGTTGAAGCGCCCGAATGGAATGATGGCGCCGCAAAGAAAGCAATGCTCACGCTCTTCGGTGTTCTCGGTCCAAAGCACGAACTCACTTGGAAATATAGAGCAAAACTCAACACTATGATGTTCATCTAA